A window from Fragaria vesca subsp. vesca linkage group LG5, FraVesHawaii_1.0, whole genome shotgun sequence encodes these proteins:
- the LOC101312925 gene encoding uncharacterized protein LOC101312925 — translation MLMRGDFDLNSIQAYSGSLNDVLRNTMLNQELVFKDQVHELHHLYRTQRTLMQNLDQKEHHRYNVSNASAQSNLSHWTNSTRDEPRDLLEGHKSICDNSQLRPPGPRHLLDPCNKHIDPAELKLSLRAREGSRREGSTKRNWFDAGSHSSSPIMIDLEEDESDWNPLDQGLNRCFGGISINKSSTSQQFSSCEARLLDLNKTQPDDSSCLSSDPTVVHPSTASSSHAFHGVAGKIKESTVCFTTVKKDHGGNLSSFSTRENEKAEYLGRKLKDDGFRISQMDPVTLERAVFSSKSDLCEAVGCNSTDRKNGTDGFIMKLLNSRTHSCAASEQANLVNTKVEDSAFPYFGYKKTTDQDGHGNISSSASKPYCIGDNDSSSVKTILSDIETRNSNPFSSDQFSATYVGSQVSETFVGEQNQISTDSSESKHKCINREEESAEVNALTREAAEALLGMSLDSSFCYKDCAGNVGELNKFDKESEKPQYTCDFFELMTLALTESSVDDYSVSSNPSESCFTENKDVGLKLRRGRRLKDFQKDILPGLASLSRHEIREDINIMEGVLRSREYKRLQAKIADGHGWCTPVRNKRSRLNRVTQSKKFL, via the exons ATGTTGATGCGAGGAGATTTTGATCTGAACTCGATACAAGCTTATTCGGGTTCTCTGAACGATGTCTTGAGGAACACTATGCTGAACCAGGAGCTGGTATTTAAAGACCAG GTTCATGAACTCCACCATTTATATAGGACACAGAGAACACTGATGCAGAATCTCGACCAGAAAGAGCATCATAGATACAATGTCAGCAACGCAAGTGCTCAGTCAAATCTGTCACATTGGACAAATTCTACAAGAGATGAACCAAGG GACTTGCTAGAAGGACACAAGAGTATATGTGATAATAGTCAGCTGAGGCCTCCTGGTCCTAGACATCTCTTAGATCCATGCAACAAACATATTG ATCCAGCAGAGCTGAAGCTTTCTCTGAGAGCTCGAGAGGGCAGCAGAAGGGAGGGAAGCACTAAGAGAAATTGGTTTGATGCAGGATCTCATTCCTCCTCACCAATTATGATTGATTTAGAAGAAGATGAAAGTGACTGGAATCCTTTAGATCAAG GATTAAATAGGTGTTTTGGTGGGATCTCAATTAACAAGTCATCCACCAGCCAACAGTTCAGTTCTTGTGAAGCAAGGCTTCTCGACCTAAATAAAACCCAGCCCGATGATTCTTCTTGTCTCTCAAGTGATCCTACGGTAGTCCATCCTTCAACAGCAAGCTCATCGCATGCTTTCCATGGGGTAGCTGGCAAGATAAAAGAAAGCACTGTCTGTTTCACTACTGTGAAAAAGGATCATGGTGGAAATCTTTCTTCATTTTCCACCAGGGAAAATGAGAAAGCAGAATATTTGGGCAGGAAGTTGAAAGATGATGGATTCAGAATAAGTCAAATGGACCCTGTAACTTTGGAGAGAGCCGTGTTTAGCTCCAAATCAGATCTTTGTGAAGCAGTTGGCTGCAACAGCACTGACCGTAAAAATGGAACTGATGGGTTCATCATGAAACTCCTGAACAGTCGAACCCATTCATGTGCAGCTTCTGAACAAGCAAATTTGGTAAACACCAAAGTAGAAGACTCTGCATTTCCATATTTTGGTTATAAGAAAACAACAGATCAAGATGGACACGGCAATATATCTTCTTCTGCAAGTAAGCCGTATTGTATCGGTGATAACGATTCCAGTAGTGTGAAGACCATACTATCTGACATTGAGACCAGAAACTCAAACCCTTTTTCTTCCGATCAGTTTTCAGCAACATATGTGGGGTCTCAAGTTTCTGAAACTTTTGTGGGTGAGCAGAACCAAATATCTACAGACAGCAGTGAATCTAAACACAAATGCATCAACAGGGAAGAAGAATCAGCTGAAGTGAATGCTTTGACCAGAGAGGCAGCTGAAGCACTTCTCGGAATGTCATTGGACAGCTCCTTTTGTTATAAAGATTGTGCTGGTAACGTGGGAGAATTAAACAAGTTCGATAAGGAGAGTGAGAAACCACAGTATACTTGTGATTTTTTTGAGTTAATGACACTAGCACTTACGGAGAGCAGTGTGGATGACTATTCTGTGTCTTCAAATCCTTCTGAATCGTGTTTCACAGAAAATAAGGATGTTGGTCTAAAGTTGAGAAGGGGAAGGAGATTAAAAGATTTTCAGAAGGACATACTTCCTGGTTTGGCATCTCTTTCCAGGCATGAAATTCGAGAAGATATAAACATTATGGAGGGAGTTCTAAGGTCAAGAGAGTACAAGAGATTACAGGCCAAAATCGCTGATGGCCACGGCTGGTGTACTCCTGTCAGAAACAAACGTTCGCGACTGAACCGTGTCACGCAGAGCAAAAAATTCTTATGA